A genomic window from Caldicellulosiruptor kronotskyensis 2002 includes:
- a CDS encoding sensor histidine kinase has translation MRSKLFGYTILVVVVITLLQGILSYETYKNIYIDENKKWLVAKINEVEKYIYSFGVDKLNNIYNKGDFRVTIVGSSGVVLYDSEANVKKMENHLKRPEIANANRVFGKVEFSMRRSKTLGHYFLYAAKKVKIYNTLMFIRVSVPLDKVDTILKKVLLNTLKFAVMCIFLGIALAIGISSVLYQPLKGLISLISEGLEKFSIQDVKSPKDFRWLSLSFSKMYQLLEEKIGESNILRKRLTSLLDSLDIGIIFFDMNKRILTFNRGAENILETNLKVGLSLLECVRVYELFEFLFQQDINEKEIEISINNKTKFLKINKKKISYEDNKEGILLILSDITFLKKLERIRSDFVANVSHELKTPLTSIKGFVETLKDGAIDDKDVAIKFLNIIEVEVERLVRLINDLLYLSEIENAAMPILEEKVVVKEVVLEIIELLKIKAEKKNIQLDIKVQEGLEMNIYRDWLKQIFINLIDNAIVYNKENGKVWVTVEKLDNLIVIKVKDTGIGIPGREVERIFERFYRVDKGRSRKFGGTGLGLSIVKHIVELYGGKVWVESQEGIGSEFTVTIPIVKKADPHQ, from the coding sequence ATGAGGTCGAAGCTTTTTGGTTATACTATATTAGTTGTGGTAGTTATAACACTTCTTCAAGGAATTCTTTCATATGAGACTTATAAAAACATATATATAGATGAAAACAAAAAATGGCTTGTTGCTAAAATAAATGAAGTTGAAAAATACATTTATTCTTTTGGTGTTGATAAACTGAATAATATCTATAACAAAGGCGATTTTAGAGTAACTATTGTTGGTAGCAGTGGGGTTGTTCTTTACGACTCTGAAGCAAATGTAAAGAAAATGGAAAATCACTTAAAAAGACCAGAGATTGCAAATGCCAATAGAGTTTTTGGAAAAGTAGAGTTTTCGATGAGAAGGAGCAAAACACTGGGGCATTACTTTTTGTATGCAGCAAAAAAAGTTAAAATTTACAATACATTAATGTTTATAAGAGTTTCAGTTCCTCTTGACAAAGTAGACACAATCTTAAAAAAGGTTTTATTAAATACTCTAAAATTTGCAGTGATGTGTATTTTTCTGGGTATAGCCTTGGCAATAGGAATCTCATCTGTTTTATATCAACCGTTAAAAGGCCTGATTTCGCTTATTTCAGAGGGACTGGAAAAATTTAGCATTCAAGATGTTAAAAGTCCAAAAGATTTCAGATGGCTTAGTCTCAGCTTTTCAAAGATGTATCAGCTTTTGGAGGAAAAGATTGGCGAATCTAATATATTAAGAAAAAGGCTCACTTCTCTTTTAGACTCATTAGACATTGGTATAATCTTTTTTGATATGAATAAAAGAATACTTACGTTCAACAGGGGAGCAGAAAACATTCTTGAAACTAACCTCAAAGTTGGATTAAGTTTACTTGAATGCGTCCGAGTATATGAACTTTTCGAGTTTCTTTTCCAACAGGATATAAATGAAAAGGAGATTGAAATTAGTATCAATAATAAAACAAAGTTTCTGAAAATAAATAAGAAGAAAATTTCATATGAAGACAATAAAGAAGGTATACTTTTAATATTAAGTGATATTACCTTTTTGAAAAAGTTAGAAAGAATTCGGTCTGACTTTGTGGCAAATGTATCGCATGAACTCAAAACACCACTTACTTCAATAAAGGGTTTTGTAGAAACACTTAAAGATGGTGCAATTGATGATAAAGATGTTGCTATTAAGTTTCTCAACATTATTGAGGTTGAGGTAGAAAGGCTTGTGAGACTTATAAATGATCTTCTCTATCTTTCGGAAATAGAGAATGCGGCAATGCCCATTTTAGAAGAAAAAGTGGTGGTTAAAGAAGTTGTGCTTGAGATTATCGAACTTTTAAAAATAAAAGCTGAGAAGAAGAATATTCAACTTGATATAAAGGTCCAAGAGGGTCTTGAGATGAACATATATCGCGATTGGCTAAAGCAGATTTTTATAAATTTAATAGATAATGCAATTGTTTATAACAAAGAAAATGGGAAAGTATGGGTGACTGTAGAGAAATTAGATAACTTAATTGTTATAAAGGTTAAGGACACAGGAATTGGAATACCTGGAAGGGAAGTTGAGAGGATATTTGAAAGATTTTACAGAGTGGATAAAGGAAGGTCCAGAAAGTTTGGAGGCACAGGCTTGGGTCTTTCTATTGTAAAGCACATAGTAGAGCTTTATGGAGGAAAAGTTTGGGTTGAAAGCCAGGAAGGTATAGGCAGTGAGTTTACGGTAACAATTCCAATTGTAAAAAAGGCTGACCCACATCAATAG